The Pedobacter mucosus genome window below encodes:
- a CDS encoding ATP-grasp domain-containing protein, giving the protein MKKIGILFGQERSFPEAVIERINQKAENGITAEAVKIEKILQNSPLDYAVIIDRISQDVPFYRASLKNAAITGTAVINNPFWWSADEKFFNNALAEQIGVPVPKTALIPSRQHPTGTTGESFSNLTMPLNWDAIFEYTGFPAYMKPYDGGGWRDVYKLHDKEDFFDKHAGTNQLVMLLQEEIIFDEYFRCYCIGGKHVRIMQYEPRNPQHLRYAVDKAPSSDKLLATITEYTLKLCNYLGYDFNTVEFAVRDGIPIAIDFCNPAPDADVKSVGQENFDWVVETTANYAIERANAQKPGQDNLTWGEYIKSSVAGKPLVASAKPKSVTAKVEVPKAKAEKAAAKRKAAAKKAAPKK; this is encoded by the coding sequence ATGAAAAAAATAGGAATTTTATTTGGCCAGGAACGATCATTTCCTGAAGCCGTTATTGAGCGAATTAACCAAAAAGCAGAAAATGGAATCACTGCTGAAGCTGTGAAAATCGAGAAAATATTGCAGAACTCCCCTTTAGATTATGCAGTAATTATAGATCGGATTTCTCAAGATGTTCCTTTTTATCGTGCATCTTTAAAAAATGCAGCAATAACAGGTACAGCGGTAATCAACAATCCATTTTGGTGGAGCGCTGATGAAAAGTTTTTTAATAATGCTTTAGCAGAACAAATTGGTGTTCCAGTACCAAAAACAGCTTTAATCCCATCCAGACAACATCCGACAGGAACAACAGGCGAATCTTTTTCTAATTTAACTATGCCTTTAAATTGGGATGCGATTTTTGAATACACTGGTTTCCCTGCTTATATGAAGCCATACGATGGTGGTGGTTGGAGAGACGTTTACAAATTACATGATAAAGAAGATTTCTTTGATAAACATGCTGGCACAAACCAGTTGGTAATGCTTTTACAAGAGGAAATAATTTTTGATGAATATTTTAGGTGCTATTGCATTGGAGGCAAACATGTCCGCATTATGCAATATGAACCTCGTAATCCTCAGCATTTGCGCTACGCGGTAGATAAAGCTCCATCAAGTGATAAATTGTTGGCAACCATAACAGAGTACACTTTAAAGCTTTGTAATTATCTAGGCTATGATTTTAATACTGTAGAATTTGCGGTGAGAGACGGGATTCCGATAGCTATTGATTTCTGTAACCCTGCGCCAGATGCGGATGTTAAAAGCGTTGGACAAGAGAATTTTGATTGGGTGGTTGAAACTACTGCAAACTATGCCATTGAAAGAGCAAATGCACAAAAACCTGGTCAGGATAACTTAACCTGGGGTGAGTACATTAAATCTTCAGTTGCAGGAAAGCCACTTGTGGCCTCAGCAAAGCCAAAATCAGTAACAGCGAAGGTTGAAGTACCGAAAGCTAAAGCGGAAAAAGCCGCAGCAAAACGAAAAGCTGCTGCTAAAAAGGCAGCGCCAAAGAAATAA
- a CDS encoding carboxylate-amine ligase: MNEFTLGIEEEYMVVDPVTRELTSHDQKIVEAAQKIHKDQVKAEMHQAVVEVGTGICKTTEEARKQISQLRYTVSQLAGEQGLRIGAAGTHPFSHWEKQLITEHPRYNEIVNELQEAARSNLIFGLHVHVGFQSRELAIHIANQVRYFLPHVFALSTNSPFWESRNTGYKSFRTKIFDKFPRTGIPDIFNSIEDYDNYVKLLIKTNCMDNAKKIWWDIRVHPFFDTVEFRICDCPMLIDETMAFTALFQALCAKLYKLRLQNMEFISYSRALINENKWRAARYGIDGNLIDFGKEMEVNCRNLILELLDFVDDVVDDLGCRNDLNYVHKILEHGTGADRQLAVYQQTGSFEAVVDYITTQTLIGAK; this comes from the coding sequence ATGAACGAATTCACGCTTGGCATAGAGGAAGAGTACATGGTAGTTGATCCCGTTACCAGGGAACTTACCTCGCATGATCAAAAAATTGTTGAGGCTGCACAAAAAATTCATAAAGATCAGGTAAAAGCAGAAATGCATCAAGCTGTGGTAGAAGTTGGAACCGGAATTTGTAAAACGACTGAGGAAGCTCGCAAACAAATTTCGCAGTTACGATATACCGTTTCGCAGTTAGCTGGCGAACAAGGTTTGCGAATTGGTGCAGCGGGAACACACCCATTTTCTCATTGGGAAAAACAGTTAATAACGGAACATCCTCGATATAATGAAATTGTAAATGAATTACAGGAAGCTGCCCGTTCAAATTTAATTTTCGGTTTGCATGTTCATGTGGGTTTTCAATCTCGTGAACTTGCTATTCACATCGCAAATCAAGTGCGTTATTTTTTGCCTCACGTATTTGCCTTGTCAACTAATTCCCCATTTTGGGAATCGAGAAATACAGGTTATAAATCTTTCAGAACTAAGATATTTGATAAATTTCCAAGAACGGGTATTCCAGATATTTTTAACAGTATAGAAGATTATGATAACTATGTAAAGCTGTTAATTAAAACCAATTGCATGGATAATGCAAAAAAGATTTGGTGGGATATCCGTGTACATCCTTTCTTTGATACCGTTGAATTTCGGATTTGCGATTGCCCCATGCTAATTGATGAAACAATGGCTTTTACAGCTCTGTTCCAAGCTTTATGCGCTAAACTATATAAACTCCGTTTGCAAAACATGGAGTTTATAAGTTATTCAAGAGCACTAATAAATGAAAATAAATGGCGTGCTGCCCGTTACGGAATTGATGGAAATTTGATCGATTTTGGTAAGGAAATGGAAGTAAATTGCAGAAACTTAATTTTAGAGTTATTAGATTTTGTGGATGATGTTGTAGATGATTTAGGATGCAGAAATGATTTAAATTACGTGCATAAAATATTAGAACATGGCACTGGCGCAGACAGACAGTTGGCAGTTTATCAACAAACTGGTAGCTTTGAGGCGGTGGTAGATTACATTACTACGCAAACACTTATAGGTGCAAAGTAA
- a CDS encoding type 1 glutamine amidotransferase, with protein MDKKSLKVAVIDLNNGAPNQGMRGIQEILSRFRQENNIELTFDIFDLRQKGEIPGIEYDAYISSGGPGSPIESEGEKWENDFFNLLDQIEDFNLNHDDQKKHAFLICHSFQLACRKFKLGNVTERRSNAFGIFPITLTQDGELDEIFKGITNPFFSVDSRDWQVIEPNFDAFEKKGAKLLAIEKERKHVDLERCMMSIRFSNEIIGTQFHPEADPIGMKMYLLQEEKKKAIADLHGEQKYLDMLNSVDDPTKILLTQSIILPNFLKNAIRNFQEA; from the coding sequence ATGGATAAAAAAAGTTTAAAAGTTGCTGTAATAGATTTAAATAATGGCGCACCCAACCAAGGAATGCGTGGAATTCAAGAAATTTTATCTCGATTTAGACAGGAAAATAATATAGAATTAACATTTGATATTTTCGACCTCAGACAAAAAGGAGAAATACCAGGAATTGAATACGATGCATACATTTCTAGCGGTGGGCCTGGTAGCCCGATAGAAAGCGAAGGAGAAAAATGGGAAAACGACTTTTTTAATTTACTCGATCAGATAGAAGATTTTAATCTCAATCACGATGATCAAAAAAAACATGCTTTTCTAATTTGTCATTCTTTTCAACTTGCTTGCAGAAAGTTTAAATTAGGGAATGTTACTGAGCGAAGATCAAACGCATTTGGAATTTTTCCAATCACTTTAACTCAAGATGGAGAGTTAGATGAAATATTTAAAGGGATTACCAACCCATTTTTTTCAGTAGATAGTAGAGATTGGCAGGTTATTGAGCCAAATTTTGATGCTTTTGAAAAGAAGGGCGCCAAATTATTGGCTATAGAAAAAGAGCGTAAACATGTTGATTTGGAAAGATGTATGATGTCTATTCGTTTTTCTAATGAAATAATTGGGACGCAATTTCATCCTGAAGCAGACCCTATTGGTATGAAAATGTATTTGCTTCAGGAGGAGAAAAAGAAAGCAATTGCTGATTTACATGGCGAACAAAAATATTTAGACATGCTAAATAGTGTAGATGACCCCACAAAGATTTTGCTAACTCAAAGTATTATATTGCCTAATTTCTTAAAGAATGCGATAAGGAATTTCCAAGAGGCGTAA
- a CDS encoding class I SAM-dependent DNA methyltransferase → MQKNESIFNQYGEFYDLFYHDKDYSKESDYILNLLKTSDPKALSMIELGSGSGNFSEHLTDAGFNVTGIEQSQSMLDQSIKKSIKNFAPHLGNIINFNLDKEFDVAVSLFDVMCYLTVTDDIISCLKSVNKHLKNGGYFIFDSWHTAGVYTSLPSVSIKRVENDSINITRIAEPEINYELSTVDVNYEFIIKNKTSNLLSTIYETHTLRHYSVVEVDFFAKLTGFRLIKSEELLTGEKATNTSWKVCHILQKYE, encoded by the coding sequence ATGCAAAAAAATGAGTCTATTTTTAATCAATATGGAGAATTTTACGACCTTTTCTACCATGACAAAGATTATTCTAAAGAGTCTGACTACATTCTTAATCTTTTAAAAACATCAGATCCGAAAGCCTTATCAATGATAGAATTAGGATCAGGAAGTGGTAACTTTTCAGAACATTTAACTGATGCTGGATTTAATGTAACCGGAATTGAGCAAAGTCAATCCATGCTTGATCAATCAATAAAAAAATCTATTAAAAACTTTGCACCTCATTTAGGAAATATTATAAACTTTAATTTAGATAAGGAATTTGATGTAGCAGTTTCTTTATTTGATGTTATGTGTTATTTGACAGTGACTGACGATATAATTTCTTGTCTAAAATCAGTTAATAAACATCTTAAAAATGGAGGATATTTCATTTTTGATAGTTGGCATACAGCTGGAGTATATACTTCCTTACCATCAGTAAGTATAAAACGGGTAGAAAACGACTCCATCAATATCACCCGGATTGCTGAACCTGAAATAAATTATGAGTTGAGCACTGTTGATGTAAATTATGAATTCATAATCAAGAACAAAACTTCTAATTTGCTATCAACAATATACGAGACACATACACTTAGACACTATAGTGTTGTTGAAGTTGATTTCTTTGCCAAGCTTACTGGTTTTAGACTAATAAAATCGGAAGAATTATTAACTGGTGAAAAAGCAACCAACACATCATGGAAAGTTTGTCATATTCTACAAAAATATGAATGA
- a CDS encoding DegT/DnrJ/EryC1/StrS family aminotransferase: MNEFIPVNTPLFTGNEKKYLNECIDTGWVSSEGAFIKKFEHEFSRYCNRKHGIAVSNGSAALDIAVKAIGIKKGDEVILPTFTIISPALSIIKAGGIPVYVDSEADTWNMDVDKIEACITDKTKAIVVVHIYGLPVEMDKILNLASKYNLRIIEDAAEMHGQTFDNKICGSFGDISIFSFYANKTITTGEGGMIVCDDDKLAEKCKKYRNLSFEPDQPRFMHFETGWNYRMTNMQAALGLAQLEQIDNLIIKKRAMGAFYQNELKFLKNYGFDLPLPSTPFAQNIYWVFGLVAPTESEKIKVLDHLKKELIGTRPFFWCMHEQPLFISNNTEKMPSFPIAEKLARCGFYIPSGLGLTEFDMKRTVNSIKKLYA, from the coding sequence ATGAATGAGTTTATCCCGGTTAATACACCACTTTTTACTGGAAACGAAAAAAAATACCTCAATGAATGTATAGATACTGGCTGGGTATCGTCTGAGGGTGCGTTTATAAAAAAATTCGAACATGAATTTAGTCGGTATTGCAACAGAAAACATGGGATTGCTGTTTCAAACGGTTCGGCCGCATTAGATATCGCTGTAAAAGCAATCGGAATAAAAAAAGGCGACGAAGTTATATTACCAACCTTCACGATTATTTCTCCTGCTTTGTCTATTATTAAAGCGGGTGGAATTCCTGTTTATGTAGATAGCGAAGCCGATACATGGAACATGGATGTCGACAAAATTGAAGCATGTATTACTGATAAAACCAAGGCAATTGTAGTTGTTCATATATATGGCCTGCCAGTAGAAATGGATAAGATTTTAAACCTGGCTAGCAAGTACAACCTTCGCATAATTGAAGATGCTGCGGAAATGCATGGACAGACTTTCGATAATAAGATATGTGGGTCATTTGGAGATATTAGCATTTTTAGTTTTTATGCAAATAAAACAATTACAACGGGTGAAGGTGGAATGATCGTTTGTGACGATGATAAATTAGCCGAAAAGTGTAAAAAGTATAGAAATCTATCATTTGAACCAGATCAGCCACGATTTATGCATTTCGAAACTGGTTGGAATTATCGAATGACAAATATGCAGGCAGCACTTGGGTTAGCTCAGCTTGAACAAATCGACAACCTAATCATAAAAAAAAGAGCGATGGGAGCATTTTATCAAAATGAGCTTAAATTTCTTAAAAATTATGGTTTTGACCTTCCATTACCATCAACACCGTTTGCACAAAATATTTATTGGGTATTTGGACTGGTTGCACCAACGGAATCGGAAAAAATAAAAGTTTTGGATCACTTGAAAAAGGAACTAATAGGAACAAGGCCTTTTTTTTGGTGTATGCATGAGCAGCCACTATTTATATCAAATAATACAGAAAAAATGCCTAGTTTTCCAATAGCGGAAAAATTAGCAAGATGTGGCTTTTATATACCTAGCGGACTTGGTTTAACTGAGTTTGATATGAAAAGAACAGTTAATTCAATTAAAAAATTGTATGCATAA
- a CDS encoding glycosyltransferase family 4 protein, whose translation MHKLRVGVVVNPDLVPSLGGAYSYYSTLLKGLNNYDFDDSIDIINIIFYNKVKPNITLNKTSLFIEGLAPSEVKKSVKKRLIKFGLLKRIFFPEKIFSSIKKNSLAGVVKVLEQEKIDLLYYLTPVAHNIDFPYIITHWDLAHKTTFSFPEITMNGNYESRDNYYSGVLNKALMILCESETSIKELSTLYNIDQKKLALFPIFGNDALSLIDNQKNIQTHLSKFNLEDSRFFLYPAQFWSLKNHYNLIIAFNIFLKDQRKDNTFKLILCGSDKGNMKYILSLIDDLGLKDSIIITGFIENEELHSLYKHACAMVFPAFLGPTNMPLIEAAQLGCPIICSNLDGHKEILDVHALYFEPTDPNDIATNMAKIANNSVFRQSLIKNAQNHIKESKFNLKKSLFLLNNTLIKVKAIRKTWGLNSMINADV comes from the coding sequence ATGCATAAACTTCGTGTAGGCGTAGTTGTAAACCCTGACTTAGTTCCTTCTTTAGGTGGGGCATATTCATATTATAGCACTCTACTAAAAGGATTAAACAATTATGATTTTGATGATTCGATTGATATAATTAATATAATTTTTTACAATAAAGTAAAGCCTAATATAACTTTAAACAAAACCAGCTTATTTATTGAAGGTCTTGCTCCAAGTGAGGTAAAGAAAAGTGTAAAAAAAAGATTAATAAAGTTTGGTCTTTTAAAACGCATATTCTTTCCGGAAAAAATATTTAGTAGTATAAAAAAGAATAGCCTTGCCGGTGTAGTAAAAGTACTTGAACAAGAAAAAATAGACTTATTATATTATTTAACACCAGTTGCACATAATATTGATTTTCCTTACATAATTACACATTGGGATTTAGCGCATAAAACTACATTCTCTTTTCCAGAAATAACCATGAATGGAAATTATGAATCTAGAGACAACTATTATTCGGGCGTTTTGAATAAGGCGCTAATGATTCTTTGTGAATCAGAAACCAGCATTAAAGAACTTTCAACACTTTATAATATTGATCAAAAAAAATTAGCCTTATTTCCTATTTTTGGTAATGATGCGTTGAGTTTGATTGATAATCAGAAAAATATACAAACTCATTTATCAAAGTTTAACCTTGAAGACAGTAGGTTTTTTTTATATCCAGCACAATTCTGGAGCTTAAAAAATCATTATAATCTAATTATTGCCTTTAACATTTTTTTAAAGGATCAACGAAAAGATAATACTTTCAAATTAATTTTATGTGGTTCTGATAAAGGAAACATGAAATATATACTCAGCTTAATTGATGATTTAGGATTGAAGGATTCGATCATAATTACGGGTTTTATTGAAAACGAAGAATTGCATTCTTTATATAAACATGCGTGTGCGATGGTTTTTCCTGCGTTTTTAGGACCTACAAATATGCCTTTAATTGAAGCCGCTCAATTAGGTTGTCCGATTATTTGTTCAAACCTTGATGGACATAAGGAGATTCTGGATGTGCATGCACTATATTTTGAACCAACTGATCCGAATGATATTGCCACTAATATGGCTAAAATTGCCAATAACAGTGTGTTTAGACAATCGTTAATTAAAAACGCCCAAAACCATATCAAAGAATCTAAATTTAATCTCAAAAAAAGTCTGTTTCTCTTAAATAATACTTTAATTAAGGTAAAAGCAATAAGAAAAACGTGGGGATTAAATAGCATGATAAATGCAGATGTTTAA
- a CDS encoding oligosaccharide flippase family protein, with protein MFNKIFKGTAIGLINKMIAAMASFIILPFMLSRLGTDTYGIWVTIVSTIGVMGFLDLGIGLTIINFIAGNENKQEISKYIKTAYIIQFYFIGAIVILFLGLFFFVDWGQIFNIKYISFDILMAILITFVFFFFSIITNSIFSIQIAMQKSITANTWQLFGTLLYLSTLTLVLLYTPNIKWVALASFGVPVVIATINTLLFLYKEQLYYKLNVVVNIEIIKLFIGKSSMFLILQISSLICFQMDCLILAHFLNFNNVAKFSITAKLFSIPTLLLGVYLQILWPAYSKAFKNDQWSWIKKYFYRSTGYALSLSLVFVLTIFLFKDFLLRYWLGGKLQISNSLLLAFSVFVIINIIDINIASMLNGLNKIKVQVYFAILMVVSNVLLSITFVNYWGVTGVIWGSCIASLFFSVIPFLFYIKKLFSENTRPNP; from the coding sequence ATGTTTAACAAAATTTTCAAAGGAACAGCGATAGGTTTAATAAATAAAATGATTGCCGCGATGGCTTCTTTTATTATTCTGCCGTTTATGTTAAGTAGATTAGGGACAGATACTTATGGAATTTGGGTAACCATTGTATCTACCATAGGTGTTATGGGTTTTTTAGATCTGGGAATTGGCCTCACCATTATCAATTTTATAGCAGGAAATGAAAACAAACAGGAAATTTCTAAATACATTAAAACAGCATATATTATTCAATTTTATTTTATTGGAGCTATTGTAATCTTATTTTTAGGTTTATTTTTTTTTGTTGATTGGGGCCAAATCTTCAATATAAAATATATTTCATTTGATATATTAATGGCCATTTTAATAACCTTTGTATTTTTTTTCTTTAGCATTATCACCAACTCCATTTTCTCTATTCAAATAGCCATGCAAAAAAGTATTACAGCAAATACTTGGCAACTATTTGGAACGCTTTTATACCTAAGCACGCTAACTTTGGTCTTACTTTATACACCAAACATTAAATGGGTGGCATTAGCAAGTTTTGGTGTTCCTGTAGTTATTGCGACTATAAATACGCTGCTATTTTTATATAAAGAGCAATTATATTACAAATTGAATGTTGTGGTAAATATAGAAATCATAAAGTTGTTTATAGGTAAAAGCAGCATGTTCCTTATTTTACAAATCTCTTCTTTAATTTGCTTTCAGATGGATTGCTTAATCCTGGCACATTTTTTAAACTTTAATAATGTTGCTAAATTTTCAATAACAGCAAAACTCTTTTCTATTCCAACATTGCTACTTGGTGTATACTTACAGATATTGTGGCCAGCCTATTCAAAAGCATTTAAAAATGACCAATGGTCTTGGATTAAGAAATATTTTTACAGATCTACTGGCTACGCCTTAAGTCTTTCGTTAGTATTCGTTCTAACTATTTTCCTATTCAAAGATTTTTTATTGAGATATTGGTTAGGTGGAAAACTTCAAATATCGAACTCACTACTTTTGGCTTTCAGTGTTTTTGTAATTATTAATATAATAGATATAAATATTGCTTCAATGCTTAATGGTTTAAACAAAATTAAAGTGCAGGTGTATTTTGCAATTTTAATGGTTGTTTCAAATGTCCTACTATCAATTACATTTGTAAATTACTGGGGTGTTACTGGAGTTATTTGGGGCTCATGTATTGCGTCGCTTTTTTTCTCCGTTATTCCATTTCTCTTTTATATTAAAAAATTATTTTCGGAAAACACTCGACCAAATCCATAA
- a CDS encoding FeoB-associated Cys-rich membrane protein, which produces MNIQTILVFLLFAVALVYVGRLVYKSLQVKKDGCGGNCKCGVDFSDIKPSKK; this is translated from the coding sequence ATGAATATTCAAACCATTTTAGTCTTTTTACTTTTTGCGGTAGCATTAGTATATGTTGGCCGCTTGGTTTATAAATCTTTGCAGGTAAAAAAAGATGGCTGCGGAGGAAATTGCAAATGTGGAGTAGATTTTTCTGATATTAAGCCAAGTAAAAAATAA
- a CDS encoding Crp/Fnr family transcriptional regulator, producing the protein MIDQFKAYLNEKIAITDEQFDSISGSLKVKKFDKNEIIQYKGDHFKHGFFVGKGLLRGYSIDAKGKEHILQFAPERWLISDRNNMNNEPSIFFIDAIEATEAVLMPNNFLEEAAIKVPCLQPMHTKLLNNSIRFMQKRINMLLSATAEERYLDFIKLYPNLTLRVPQWMIASYLGITPESLSRVRKELANKHFRP; encoded by the coding sequence ATGATTGATCAGTTTAAGGCTTACTTGAATGAAAAAATTGCAATAACTGATGAACAATTTGATAGCATTTCTGGCTCTCTAAAAGTAAAAAAATTTGATAAAAATGAAATAATCCAATACAAAGGCGATCATTTTAAACACGGTTTTTTTGTAGGAAAAGGGCTATTACGAGGTTATTCAATAGATGCAAAGGGTAAAGAACACATATTACAATTTGCACCAGAACGCTGGCTTATTTCAGACAGAAATAACATGAATAATGAACCATCTATTTTCTTTATAGATGCAATTGAAGCTACAGAAGCTGTTCTTATGCCAAATAATTTTTTAGAAGAAGCTGCTATAAAAGTTCCATGCTTGCAGCCAATGCACACCAAACTGTTAAACAATTCTATTCGCTTTATGCAGAAAAGAATTAATATGTTGCTAAGCGCTACAGCTGAAGAAAGGTATCTAGATTTTATTAAACTTTATCCAAATTTAACCCTGCGTGTTCCCCAATGGATGATTGCTTCTTACCTTGGCATTACTCCTGAATCATTAAGTAGGGTTCGAAAAGAACTCGCAAATAAACATTTTCGACCTTAA
- a CDS encoding YceI family protein, with the protein MATTKWTLDPTHSELQFKVKHLMITTVTGSLKSFSADLSSEGDEFENGEISFKGEINSIDTGNKDRDTHLTSGDFFDAEKFPSVEFVSNSLEKDGSDYIVKGNLTIKGETKPVKLSAEFGGIATDPWGNTKAGFTLSGKINRSDFGLTWNAALETGGVMVSEEVRILGELQFVKQA; encoded by the coding sequence ATGGCAACTACTAAATGGACATTAGATCCAACTCACAGCGAATTACAATTTAAAGTGAAACACTTAATGATAACGACAGTAACTGGTAGTTTAAAGTCGTTTTCAGCTGATTTAAGTTCAGAAGGTGATGAATTTGAAAATGGTGAAATCTCTTTCAAAGGTGAAATAAATTCAATTGATACAGGGAATAAAGATCGTGATACTCATTTAACCAGTGGTGATTTTTTTGACGCTGAGAAATTTCCTTCTGTAGAATTTGTATCAAATTCACTTGAAAAAGATGGTAGTGATTACATCGTAAAGGGAAATTTAACAATTAAAGGTGAAACGAAACCAGTAAAATTATCTGCTGAATTTGGTGGCATAGCTACAGATCCTTGGGGAAATACAAAAGCAGGTTTTACGCTTAGCGGAAAAATAAATCGCTCTGATTTTGGCTTAACTTGGAACGCTGCGTTAGAAACTGGTGGTGTGATGGTTAGTGAGGAAGTTCGCATTTTAGGTGAATTACAATTTGTGAAACAAGCTTAA
- a CDS encoding pirin family protein — MGTKEVLNVFKAPAPHMVGDGFRVHNFFPNGFKLNMDPFFLMDFGSKIEFSARKEPRGVGVHPHRGFETITIAYHGAIAHHDSAGNSGIIYPGDVQWMTAASGILHKEFHEQNFSLTGGAFQMIQLWINLPAKNKMSKPKYQAIKQADMPSFIVPNNGGKIEIIAGNYNNVAGLAQTFTPIELYNARLNKGAQATFNFKSNYNTGFMIVEGAIKINNNQLAEANNFVHFKNEGDEIQVDVLKDSIILILSGEPINEPIVQYGPFLMNTEAEIQQALSDYNQGKFGYLEE, encoded by the coding sequence ATGGGAACCAAAGAAGTATTAAATGTTTTTAAAGCACCAGCGCCACATATGGTAGGTGATGGCTTTAGGGTACATAATTTTTTTCCAAATGGCTTTAAATTAAATATGGATCCATTTTTCTTAATGGATTTCGGTTCAAAAATCGAATTTTCGGCTCGTAAAGAACCAAGAGGTGTTGGCGTTCATCCACATCGTGGCTTTGAAACTATAACCATCGCTTATCACGGCGCTATTGCACACCATGATAGTGCTGGCAATAGCGGAATAATTTATCCTGGAGATGTACAATGGATGACTGCAGCAAGTGGAATTCTCCATAAAGAATTTCATGAGCAGAATTTTAGTTTGACTGGTGGTGCATTTCAAATGATACAACTGTGGATTAATTTACCTGCAAAAAATAAAATGAGTAAGCCAAAATATCAAGCTATTAAACAAGCTGATATGCCGAGTTTTATTGTGCCAAATAATGGTGGGAAAATTGAAATTATTGCCGGAAACTATAATAATGTAGCTGGATTAGCACAAACTTTTACACCAATAGAATTATATAACGCGAGATTAAACAAAGGTGCTCAGGCAACTTTTAATTTCAAATCCAATTATAATACTGGTTTTATGATTGTAGAAGGCGCTATAAAAATTAATAATAATCAGCTTGCAGAAGCAAATAACTTTGTTCATTTCAAAAACGAAGGTGATGAAATCCAAGTAGATGTATTAAAAGATAGTATCATCTTAATTTTAAGCGGCGAACCAATAAATGAACCCATTGTTCAATATGGCCCTTTTTTGATGAATACAGAGGCTGAAATACAACAGGCATTATCAGATTATAATCAAGGAAAGTTCGGTTATCTCGAAGAGTAA